In Myxococcales bacterium, the following proteins share a genomic window:
- the maiA gene encoding maleylacetoacetate isomerase, translating to MKLILHNYWRSSASQRVRIALGLKRLPYDYVSVHLLNDGGQHKSAAYKQLNPMAQVPALEVIEDGGARHVLTQSLPIIEFLDERFPETPRLLPSDPFARAQTRALAEIVNAGIQPFQNLSTTAAVKALGGDDVEWICDFMTKGLAAFEASVASWRQAHQADGGPYCVGSTPTLADCCLIPQMHAARRFAIDLTPFPQLRTIDAACAKLPAFIDAAPERQPDAPSA from the coding sequence ATGAAACTAATTCTCCACAATTATTGGCGTAGCTCGGCAAGCCAGCGCGTCCGTATCGCGCTGGGCCTTAAGCGATTGCCGTACGACTACGTCTCGGTGCACTTGCTCAACGACGGCGGCCAACACAAGTCAGCGGCGTACAAGCAACTCAATCCAATGGCCCAGGTGCCGGCGCTTGAGGTCATAGAAGATGGCGGCGCGCGCCACGTGCTGACCCAGTCGCTGCCCATCATCGAATTTCTCGACGAGCGTTTCCCTGAGACGCCGCGCCTGTTGCCAAGCGACCCCTTCGCGCGCGCGCAGACGCGAGCCCTCGCCGAAATCGTCAACGCCGGTATCCAACCGTTTCAAAACCTCTCGACGACGGCCGCGGTCAAGGCGCTCGGCGGCGACGACGTGGAATGGATTTGCGACTTCATGACCAAAGGCCTCGCCGCGTTTGAGGCCTCGGTGGCTTCGTGGCGCCAGGCGCACCAGGCCGATGGCGGGCCGTATTGCGTCGGCAGCACGCCAACCCTGGCCGACTGCTGCCTCATTCCGCAAATGCATGCGGCTAGGCGATTCGCCATCGACCTCACGCCGTTTCCACAGTTAAGAACGATCGATGCCGCATGCGCCAAGCTGCCTGCCTTCATCGACGCCGCGCCAGAGCGCCAACCCGACGCGCCCTCAGCATAG
- a CDS encoding helix-hairpin-helix domain-containing protein gives MNLLRNLPMALTALLAANSIGCLTADNLPPDESGLGAEDAEDNDKSSFSYGLEDDAPDVLAVLHLANTYSVDDLVAAGVTNRVAKNIDAARRAAGAFASISALDKVPRVGAKVFSALRWHATVERLYPTSLRLPVVSDEYLALSLFNDEVVAAGLPAVRNHVWINADTSYEEFQAALTQKFAAAGMSADKISALTESTFNGIAHLQHAAASARIRQPCWIGDPTEVAAHVEGQAGSLFPDAFEVFAWRYENMGEVLYVPPDNNFLESREWTNHHIYTHTVRIAAGVDGDYTDIGALANCRFNR, from the coding sequence ATGAACCTACTCCGCAACTTGCCTATGGCGCTAACGGCGTTGTTAGCCGCCAATTCGATCGGATGCCTAACCGCGGACAATCTGCCACCTGACGAATCAGGCCTAGGGGCGGAGGACGCCGAGGACAATGACAAAAGCTCGTTTAGCTATGGCCTCGAGGACGATGCGCCAGATGTGCTCGCCGTCTTGCACCTGGCCAACACCTATAGCGTTGACGACCTTGTCGCCGCAGGGGTGACCAACCGAGTTGCCAAAAACATCGATGCGGCTCGCCGTGCTGCCGGCGCATTCGCCTCGATTTCCGCGCTAGATAAGGTCCCGCGCGTCGGCGCTAAGGTGTTTTCTGCCCTCCGCTGGCACGCCACGGTCGAGCGCCTCTACCCGACGTCGTTGCGGTTACCAGTCGTATCCGATGAATACCTCGCGCTGTCGCTCTTTAACGATGAGGTGGTCGCCGCGGGCCTTCCCGCCGTGCGCAACCATGTTTGGATCAACGCCGATACCAGCTACGAAGAATTCCAGGCCGCGCTTACGCAGAAATTCGCCGCCGCGGGCATGAGCGCCGATAAAATATCGGCCCTTACGGAATCCACCTTTAATGGCATCGCGCATCTTCAGCATGCGGCGGCGTCCGCGCGTATACGGCAGCCGTGCTGGATCGGCGACCCGACCGAGGTTGCGGCCCACGTCGAAGGTCAGGCAGGCTCGCTCTTTCCCGACGCGTTTGAAGTCTTCGCCTGGCGCTATGAAAACATGGGCGAGGTGCTCTACGTGCCACCGGACAACAATTTTCTCGAGTCACGAGAGTGGACCAATCACCACATCTACACCCACACGGTGCGCATCGCCGCGGGTGTCGACGGCGACTATACCGATATCGGTGCGCTCGCCAATTGCCGCTTTAATCGCTAA